GAGCTCGACACGCGGCTGATCAAGTTGGAGAACGAGGCCCATACCCTGCTGCAGGAGCAGGGCATCGAAGTGCTCTATCTGGCACTGGGGTTCCTGGAGTGGTACGAGGATGAAAACGCAAATACCCCACGCTTTGCGCCCTTGGTCCTTGTACCCGTGGAGCTGCAACGGGAATCTGCCCGCGCCGGTTTTACCTTGTCGTTCACCGACGCCGACATGGGCGGCAACCTGGCCTTGACCGCCCGGTTGAAGCAGGACTTCCGGCTGATCCTTCCCGACTTCGATGATGCCACACCGCTCATCGACTATTTCGGCCGTGTAGATGAGATGATTGCCGATCGCCCGCGCTGGCGAGTCCATGCCGACCAGATTCGACTGGGGCTCTTCTCGTTCGGCAAGTTCCAGATGTACACCGATCTTGACCCGGCCAATTGGCCGGAATCCCACGCTCTACTGACGCATCCCCAACTCGAAAAACTATTCGAGACGGGATACCGAGAGGATGCCGAACGCCTTGCGGCGTCTTCCGACCATGATCTGCTCAAGGCACCCGAGTCGCTACACCTGGTCAAAGATGCCGACTCCAGCCAGCTCGAGGCAATACTGGCGGTGATGGAGGGCGCCAGCCTGGTGGTACAGGGGCCGCCGGGGACCGGCAAGTCACAGACTATTACCAACCTGGTCGGCGAAGCCTTGGCGCGCGGCCAGAAGGTCCTGTTCGTGGCGCAGAAGATGGCCGCCCTGGAGGTCGTCAAATCACGCCTAGACGAATGCCATCTCGGCGATGCGGTTCTCGAGCTGCATAGCCACAAGAGCAACAAGAAGGCGGTCCTCGACTCGCTACGGCGGGTATTCGAGAATGGGCGCCCCAAGATTCCGGACCGTACCCACGAATATCAACGCCTTGGCGAGGTCCGTGAATCTCTGGATGCCTATGTGGAGGACCTCCGCACCCCTATCCTGTCCTCACAAACCGACTACGTGACCGCCCTGGGGCGAATGCTAGAGCTCCAGCGCGATGAGCGCCTGCAGGCATTGTCACGGATCGACTTTGAGCATCTTCGCAACTGGGGACCTCAGGACCTGGCCCTGGGGCAACGTGTCATGGACGCCATAAGTGACTACCTCGCAGAGTATGGTCCCCCTTCTGAAAACCCTTTCCATCTTTCCCGTCGTCATGCCTTGTCGCCGGGGGAAGAGCAGGAGCTACGCAAGCTTGTACATCGGGCATCTGATCGGCTAACGGCGCTGACCGACAACGCGGTCGCCTTGGCCACGGTCATGCAGCTTCCAATTCCCAAAGACTTTGACGACATCGCCATCCTGCAGCGTGCCGGTACACGGGCACTGCAGGCCCCCCACCTTGCCGGCGTGCGGGTCAACACCGAGGAGTGGCAGGCAAGACGGGACGAAGTACGCCATGCGATTGCCGCTGGTCAGGCTCTGGCGCGTACGCGTGATGCCATGCAGTCACGCTTCATTGACGCCGTGTATGACGCCGACCTGCTGCCGGTCCGTACGGGTCTCGCTGGGCGAGCCGACAAGTGGTGGCGGGTCTTTTCAGGCGAGTACCGACGGGCTACGGGAGCCCTGAAAGGTTACGCCCGTCATCGGCTGACGGGGACTCCGGTGGAGTGGCTAGCCTGGGTGGACGAGCTGCTGGAAGCCCAGCAGCACCGTCAGACCCTGAAGCGTCTCTCACTGACCTGCCATACCTTGTTCGGCGCACAGTGGCAGGGCGAGGAGAGCGACTGGCCCGTTCTCGCGCAGCTCGCCGACTGGATCATTGATCTGTACGAGGCAATCGGAAAAGGCGAGCTGCCGGCGGGGCTGGCGGCCTTTCTGGATGGCAACCCCGATCTTCGCGAACACAGCGAGCAGGTCGAGGCCCTGCAGGCCCAATCCGAGAGTGTCCAGGGATTACTCCAGGAATTGTGCCATCATATCCAATGGCAGGAGGAGGCATTGTCGATGGCTCTGGGCACCTGGCATCGCCGCTTGAACGAATGGCGAAATACCGAGCAGCTGTACTCGGTGGTGCGTTTCAATCAACTCAAAGAAGACCTCGAGAAAGCCGGGCTGGGGCACCTGGTCGAGACTCTGGCCGGCTGGCCGCACGCTCCACGTGTGCTCACCTCTTGGCTGGCGCTGAGCTACTACGGCGGCCTAGTCGATCATGCCTATGTCGAACGCCCGCGCCTTGGGCGCTTCGATCGACTGAGCCATGAACGCCTAATCCAGGAGTTCAATCAGTTGGACGAAGCCTGCTTTCGCTATGCGCAGGAATCGCTGGTCGAGCGATTGCACGATACCCTTCCGTCCTACCATGCGGCCGGAGAGATGGAAATACTACGCCGGGAATTCACCAAGAAGCGACGTCACCTGCCGATTAGGCGCTTATTGCGTGAGGCTGGCACGGTCATCCAGCAGGCCAAGCCCGTCTTCATGATGAGTCCGATGTCGGTAGCCGGTTACCTCGCCCAAGGCAACCTTGAATTCGACCTCGTGATCTTCGACGAGGCCAGCCAGATCCCAGCCCCTGAAGCTTTGGGGGCAATCCTGCGTAGTCGACAGGTGGTGGTGGTTGGTGACAGCAAGCAGATGCCACCTACTAATTTCTTTGGGCAGTCGGTAGAGCTCACCGACGAGGAGGCTGACGAGAGCGCTACCGCCGATGTTGAGAGCATTCTTGGCATGATGAAGGCCCGCGGCATGCCGGAACGTATGCTGCGCTGGCATTATCGCAGCCGACATCATTCGCTCATCGCGGTCTCCAATGCGCAATTCTATGATAACCAGTTGCTGATCTTTCCCAGCCCCGGCGTGCACCCTCATGCCCGCGGGCTAGGATTCCGCCACCTATCTGATACTCATTATGATCGTGGCGGGTCGCGTACCAACGGGGGCGAGGCCAGGGCAGTGGCCGAGGCTGTCATTGAGCATGCGCAGCGTCATCCTGAGTTGTCGCTAGGCGTTGTGGCCTTCAGCACCGCTCAGCGCGAGGCCATCCTGCTCGAGGTAGAGCGCTTACGGCGCGAGCATGATGAGTTAGAGGAATTCTTCCGTCATCACGATGGCGCAGACGAGTTTTTCATCAAGAACCTAGAGAACGTTCAGGGCGATGAGCGCGACGTAATCTTCATTAGTGTTGGCTATGGACGCACCGTGGCGGGCCGCCTGAGCCAGAACTTCGGCCCTCTCAACAAGCCTGGCGGTGAGCGAAGACTCAACGTGTTGATCTCCCGTGCGCGTCTGGCTATGGAAGTATTCGCCAACTTCCAAGCTGATGATCTCCGTGTGTCCGAGGATTCCCCTTTTGGTGTGCGTGCCTTCCAGGCATTCCTGAAGTACGCCGAGACGGGTGAGCTGCCAGCCTATGAATTTACCGCTAAGGAGCCAGATTCCCCCTTCGAAATCGAGGTCATGCGCGCCATCCAGGATCTGGGCTATGAAGTGCAGCCCCAAGTCGGCAGCCAAGGATTCTATATCGACCTGGCGGTAAGGGACCCGGAAGCGCCGGGCCGTTTCCTGCTGGCTGTGGAATGCGACGGCGCCAGCTATCATAGCAGTGCGGTGGCCAGGGATCGCGACCGGCTGCGACAAGCGGTTCTGGAGGGTCTTGGCTGGCGATTCCATAGGATTTGGAGCACAGAATGGTTCCGAAACGCGCCGGCCGAGACGCAGCGCCTGAAGGAGGCGATCGAAGCTGCCCGCCGCCACCACAAGGCTCTTGAAGCGGGGCGGCTGGAGGCAGCCGAGCAGGAAGCTGTAGAGGTCACCCGCCAAGGCATAGGAGAGTCAGAGGTCGCAAGCGTAACTTTGGAGCCGGCCTCGGCCAACATCGAGAGAGATGCGCCCTCACAAGAGCTGCCCAGCATCCCGATGTACTCTCCTGTAGACACGAGTACATTAGGGCTTTCATCAGCCGATTGGCAGTTTGAAGAGATCCCGAGCCATAGACTTCAGGAAGCCATTCACCAGGCAGTCGCTCATGAAGGGCCAATGCACCTCAAGATGCTGTTATCACGGCTGACCGATGCCACTGGGTTGCAACGCGCCGGCGCACGTATCCAACGGCGTGTTGAAGCCGAGAGCCGTACCCTGGAGCGCCAGGGACGCCTGCACCGTCACGGCGAATTTCTGGATACCCCGGAGCGGGAGGTGCCGCCCCAGCGTGACTGGAGCAACCTACCAGCCAGCCAGCGCAAGTTCGAGCTAGTGCCACCTAGCGAACTGGAGCAAGCCATCCTGCTCACAGTAAGAGACAGTTTCTCGATCGAGCCAATGGATGCCATGGGGGCCGCTATCAACCTGCTCGGCTTCAAACGCCTGACCCAGCCGATCCGCCAGCGGGTCGAAGCAGTACTCCATGACCTGCACGAACGTGGTTCGATCCAGGAACGCAACGGGCGATTACAGTTGGCCAAGCACGACGAGACGATATGATATATCTGGTCTTAGTGCGCTTCGATGTCTCTATCGGCCCCTGCCGGAAGAACCGTAGTGCGACTCTGGCTAAAGCGCACGCAGCTTTGGTTGAGATGCTTGGTAGCATGATGGAGCGTAGCTTCCCGGGTATAGCAGAAGCGCTCCTATGGGGGCATAAGCGGGGGCATGATAAACAGTCAAATTTCAAGAAGGCTATATTTATGAAAAATTTAAAGCCATTTTTCTCGAGTGAAGCTGGGCCCACCATCTTTAGTTACCTTCCGCTCTTCTCTGCTGCTGAGTTCACTGGTCCTGGTCGGTCAGCGCCTGAAATATGGTCTCGCTGGAAATTGACTGACCGGGCTATTCGCCATCCGCATGTCGGTAGGCACGGTGTCACAGCCTGACACTTCGGCCTTAAGCGTTGGTGAGTCGACGGTGGCCTCAGCCAGGCGCTCGCAGCCCGTCTGGCCAGCATTCAGCACCGTCCAATTGCGGGTTCGTCCAGCGTCCAATTGCGGGTTGACGGCTCGCCCGAGCCGTTTCGCCACCATCCTCCCAGCTCGCCACCGGATGCCATCAGCTGTCGTCATTTTGATACTCAAGTGCCTGAAATTCTCAAAGAGTGTGGATCGTTACCCGGTCCATGAACCCTCGTCCTCCCGAAGCTGTATAAGGGATACAGCGCATCGGCAACCAGTGGCCCCCATGACATGCGATTGATGCTGCGCTGCGCGGTTTCGCCGACTTGCGGTTCGCCAAGGCATCGAGTGGATACCGAGGCCGGGCGCGATTGCCTGGTTGCCAACGAAATCAAACTGGATGATTGGTCGTAATTGACCCTGCAAGGAGGGAGATGACATGCGAATGCTATCTATCGGGCTGTTGACCGGTGTGCTGGCCCTGGGACTCACTGGCTGCGGTACCACCACCGGCGAGCGAGCGCTGAGTGGCGCCGGCCTGGGGGCAGCTGCCGGTGCCGGCACCGCGGTCATGACAGGCGGCAGCGTGACCAGGGGGGCGGTGATTGGTGGTGGCCTGGGCGCTGCCGTCGGCGCGGCCACCAACCGCGACGACATCGACCTGGAACGCTGGCGTCGCTGATTGACGAGTAGGAGCGCTTCCCCGGAACCGAAAGCCTCATTCCATAATTGCCGGATGCGTCAGCTGCCTTGCTTCTGCTAACGCCACTCCAGGTCCACCGCGATGGGATCATGGTCCGAGGAGCGGAAGGAGTCGGGACGGAAGTGGGGCGCTGCGTTGTCCGGCCCGTCGTAGCCGAGGAATGCGGGCTCGTCGGCATTGATGGGCCACGGGCGCACTTCTTCCACTGCCGCGGCCAGCTCGGGGCTTGCCAGGGCATGGTCGAGATAGCCCGACTCACCACGGAACACGTAGCTGTAGCGGCGCTCTGGCGGCAGCTCGCGGGCTATCAGGTCGACCAGGCCCGCGTGGGCCAGGGTGCGGACCGGGTCTTCGGCGCCGTAGGCGTTGAGGTCGCCGGTCAGCAGTAGGCGTTCGTGCCCCTCGGCTTCCGCCAGGCGGGCGAGGAAGGCACTCATGGCCTCGGATTGTTCCACCCGGCGCTGGTTCCAGCAGCCCTGGCCGCGGTCGACATCGCCCCGGGGCGGGCAGCCGGACTTGGACTTGAAGTGGGCGGTAACGACGCCGAAGGCCGGGCCGCCGTCCATGCTGCGGAAGAAGGCCGCCAGCGGCGGGCGGTGATGGGCGGGGTCGTTGTCGGTATAGAGCTCGCTCATGGCCTCTAACCGGTCCGGCCGGTAGAGCAGGGCGAGCTTGATGGCATCGCTGCCGCGGTCGGCGTTACCGTCCACCGCACGATAGCGGATGCCGGTCCGTTCGCCGAGCTGCTCGACCAGGTCGGCCAGGGCGCGCGGGTCGTTCTCGACCTCCACCAGGGCCAGGATGTCGGCCTGCAGGCCCTCGACCGCAGCGGCGAGCTTGGCCCGCTGGCGCTCCAGCTCGGTAGCGTTGGCAGCACCGCGCTGGCCCAGGCTGATGAAATAGTTCTCGACGTTGAAGGTCGCCACCCGTAGCCGCGCTCCCGGCGCCGGCAGCGGCCCCGGGCGCGGGTTGGCGTCCTCGAAGCGCGGCTCTAGGGTCGGGTGCAGGCGGTAGGCGTCGAAGGCGTGAGTCAGTATCCCGGTCAGCCCCTCAACGGTGCTGCCGACACGGCGAGTGCCATTGGCATCCAGGTAGGGAATTGGGTCCGGAAAGGTGCGGTAGCTGCCGTCGTCCAGCGCGAGGGTATCCCGCTGCTGGGTCTCGCCGGGTGTGTTCGTGGGCCGAAACAGGCGGGTGGCGGCCAGCCTCAGGGAGCCGTAGCGGGCCAGCTCGTCGTTGCCGGTGACGGTCAGCGCCTGCGGAAACGTCAGAAGCAGTCCCTCCTTGCGTGACAGCTGCTCCTCGCTGAGCGGCCAGTCGACCGCAAGCGGCTCGGGCAGTTGGTCGTGGGCACAGGTCTCTATCCGCTCGACCCGCTGCAGTTGGATCTGGCCGCGGTACTCGCCGGTGCGGGCGTGGAGTTGCAGGTGTGTGCCGGGAGCGATGAGCGCCCCGTCGCTCGGCGTGGCGCCAGGCATATAGACGAACAGGCCAACGGGGCCATGCTTCGTTGCCTGCTGCAAGTAGAAACCGTTCAGCCGTTCGCGGCCGAGAAACTCGCCGGTCACCACGCCGTCGACGATCACCTCACGGTCGGCGGGCAGGGCCGTGCGTTCACCAATACCCTTGATGGCGGCGAGGTCGGTGCTGGAGGGATCGGGGCAACTGGCTGCCGCCGGTGCGGCCAGCAGCAGCGCCAGCAGCAGGGTCAGTGGGCCTGCCTGGCGGGTCACGCCAGGGTGTCGGCGCGTGCCGGGAGTGCGCGGCGGGGCGGCGAAGGTCATGCGTTCATTCCTCACCCGAGCAGCATCAGCACCACGCCATAGGCGGCCACGCCCGCGGCCACCGGCCAGCCCAGGGTGCGCTTGTACCACCACACGGCCAGGGTCGCCAGTACGCCGATGGCGGTGGCCAGCCAGGAGGTGGCGCCGGGCGTCACCGGCATCAGCGACACACCGAAGAGGGCGGCGATCATCAGTGGGCCGAGCAGGCTCAGCCATTGGGGCATGGCCTCGAGGCCGTCGTCGCCGCCCTGGCGCTCGAGACGGCGCTGCATCCACAGCAGTGGCAGCAGGCGTATCAACAGGGTACCCAGCGCCGAGGCCAGGACGGCGATCCACAGGGCGCTACTCATGCCGCTCTCCTTGCGCTGCGTGCTCTGTTTTTTCGCCGTGGCCGAACTTGACGAGCTGGAAGCACAGCGCGCCACAGACGGCGGCGAGGGGAATCGCCACGTTGGTCAGGCCGAGGAACGTCAGCAGCAGGGCGCTGAGGATGGTCAGGCTCAGGGCCAGGCTCCAGCGCCGCGAGGTGAAGCGCGGCGCCACCAGGACCAGGAAGAGCGCGGGCAGGGCGAAGGGCAGGATCTCACCCATCAGGGCCCAGCGGGCGACCAGTTCACCGCCGGCCAGGGCGCCCAGCGCCGTGCCGCCGATCCAACTGAGCCAGGCCAGCAGGGCGGCGCCGGTGTACCAGCCAAGGCGCTGGGCGGCGGGCAGTTGCGGCAGGCGGGCATGGGCCAGGGCGAAGATCTGGTCGGTGAGGCCGTGCATCAGCCAGGGCCACAGGCGGCTGGGCGTCAGCCAGGGGGCCAGGTTGGGGGCGTAGACCACATGGCGCAGGTTGATCAGCAGGGTCATGGCCACCACCAGCCATAGCGGCGCGCCGGCGGCCACCATGCCGACGAACAGGAACTGCGAGGCACCGGCATAGATCAGCGTCGAAATCGCCACGGCTTCCCAGGCGCTGAAGCCGGCCTGGGTCGCGATCAGGCCGAAGGAGATGGCCACCGGGACATAGCCGCCGAGCAGCGGGATGGCCTCGCTCATGCCGGTCAGCCAGGGGCGGGTGGGCGAAGAGGCGGCTTGCAGGCTCATGACGTGGATTCCTCGTGGTAGACGACGCTGAGCAGCAGCGTGGCCCAGGTGTCTCCGGTGCGGTAGAGGTGGGGGCGGTCCGCGGCGAAGGTGAAAGTCTCGCCGGCCGACAGGGTGCGGGTCTCGCCTTCCGGGCCGGCCTCCAGCGTGCCGCTGATCAGGGTCAGCGACTCCCGGGCACCGGGGGTGTGGGGCTCGGCAAGACGCAGGGTATGCGGCGCGCAGCGCATCCAGTAGGCGTCGACCTGAGGGCGATCCTTGCCCTGGTCGAGCAGGCGGACCTCCACGCCATCCTCGCCCAGGGGCACGGCGATGGGCGCCACCAGGGTGCCGAAGGGCACCTTCAACTGCACCGCCAGGCGCCAGATGGTATCCAGGGTGGGGTTGCCGTTGCCCTGCTCGAGGCGGCACAGGTTCGACTTGGCGATGCCGGCGGCGGCGGCCAATTGCGACAGCGACCAACCTTGCGCCTGGCGCAGGTCCTGAAGATGGCGGCCCAGGGTGCCGAGCGAGAGCTTGTCCAAGGGAGGTGGTCTCCAGCTGTTCCTTTTAATGAACGTTCTATAAAAGGAACGACTGGCTGTCAACCCTCACGCTCGGCTCTTGTCGCTTAGCACAGGTCGCTCGGCTCTGGTGTCGTGCGGAACCGTCAGACGAACTCCGAATCGTCGGTTCTCACGGTCACGCCACCCTCCTCGCCGGGCACCATGATCATGAACTCGCCGTTGCCGAGGTAGGTAGCGTCGTGGCCGTCATGGGTACGAAAGGCGGACGCGCCACCGGTGGCGCCGGCATGCTGCATTTCGCTGAGCTCGCGGGCGCTGGTGAAGATGTCGATCATGTACTCGCGGCCCTGGTCGTCGAAGGCCATCACGGTCCTCTCGCGCTGGGTCATGGCGTTATCCTCCCGGAAAGCTGCCTCCCTTACCCATAGCAACACGGCGCCGGCTTGGCGAGCGCCGCGTCACTTGCAGCAGCAGAGTGCTAGCGTGCCTTCCGGTCGGCCAGAAACGACACGGCGGCCCGCAGGCCGCCGTGTCGAGGGGTTGGCTGTCCTGCCGGATCAGAACTCGAGGCGGGCCTCCAGCATGTAGGCGCGCCCCGGCATCGGGACACGGCCCACCGGACTGACGTCGGTGCCGCGGAAGTAGGCGTCGTCATCGAGCAGGTTGGTGGCCGCGAGGCCCAGGTTCAGGGTGGTGTCGGCATCCAGGCGGAAATCGCGACCGATGCGGGCGTTGACCAGGGTGTAGGCGGGCAGCTCGCCGGCATCGCCGTTGACGGTTTCGTCCCGGGTATTGAGGGCGTCGCTGTAGCTCTCGCTGACCCGGTTGACGCTCACGCTCGCCAGCCACTGCTCCATCTCGTAGCGGGCATTGGCGCTGACGTGGTGCCTCGGCGCGTTGGGCAGATCGTTGCCGGCGTTGTCCCCGGTGAGCTGCTCGGTCGCGAGGTAGGTGTAGCCAAGGCCCAGCGACAGGCGGTCGGTGGCCTGCCAGTCGGTACCCAGCTCGATCCCCTGGTGGCGTGTCTCACCCAGGTTGACGAAGCGATCGCCTGCCTTGTTGAACTGGATCTGGTCTTCGTAATCGATGCGGAACAGGGTCGCCGAGGTGGTCAGGCGCGGCGTCACGTCGACGCGTGCACCCAGCTCGTAGTTCCAGGCGGTCTCGTTGGCCACGTCGCCCTCCAGCGTGGCCTGGGCGATCTGCACCGGCACCAGCGATTTCTGGGCGTTGGCGAACAGGAAGAGCTCGTCGGTGGCGGCGAAGCCCACCGTCAGGCCCGGCAGGATCTCGTCGGTATCGTTGGTCGAGGCGGTATCGTTCACTTCGTCCCGGAAGTCCATGCGCACGTCTTCGTAGCGTACCCCGGGGGTGATCTCCAGACGGCCATCCATCAGGCTCAGGGTATCGCTGGCGTAGAGCGCCACGGCGTCGGTTTCCAGGTCCCAGCGGCGCACCTCGGTGTAGCTGTCGTCGCTCAGGTTGCGGCGATTGACGTCGAAATCGACGTCCTCGTTCACGTAGCGGGCGCCCAGGGTTACGGTGTGGATGCCCTCGCGCACGGTCAGGCGCGGCTCGGTGCCCCAGACGCGGAAGATCCGCGGTGAATCGGCCACGTGGCTCGATTCGGCCTCGGGGTCGGACCAGGCGCCGCCGCTGACCAGGTCCTGACCGAAGAAGAAGGTGCGATCCGCGCGGTGGGCGAAGTTGCGCCAGGTGAACTCGACGTCGTCGCTGGGGTTGAACGTCCACGCCAGCGTGCCGCGCAGCATGTCCGCTTCATAGGCTTCGTAGGGGCGCTGGGAGTCGGTGCGGTCGCGCTCATAGGCCTGGGGGCTGAGCGCGCCGGGCAGGTCGGCGTCCACCTCGTAGTACTGCAGGCTCGCGTCCAGCGTGTGGCGGTCGTCGATGTAGTACTCGGCGTCGAGCTGGAAGTTCTGGACGTCGGTATCGGCGTGCTCGCGGAAGCCTTCGCCACCCTGGAGGTTGGCCTGGAACTGCAGCGCCAGGTCGTTGCTGACGAAGCCGCCGACGCGGTAATAGGTGTCATGGAAGACGTTGCCGGTCTCCTCGGCAATGGTCACCCGCTCCGACAGGGTCTGCGTGACTTCCCCTGGGATCGGCTTGGTCAGGAAGTTGACCACCCCGCCGACGTTGTTGGGGCCGTAGTGGACCGCCGCCCCGCCCCGCACCACGTCGATGGTGTCGATGCTCTGCAGCGTCACCGGGAACAGCGAGACCCCCACGTTGCTGTAGGGGCCGATGGCGATCGGGTAGCCGTCCAGCATCATCTTGAGACGCTCGCTGCGCAGCGGATTGAGGCCGCGCAGGCCGATGTTGGGCAGCACGCCGGTGCCGGTCTCGTCGAGTACCTGAACGCCAGGCACCGAGCGCATCGCGTCCTCGAGGTTCAGGGCGCCGCTGTCGTGAAGTTGTTCCGGTTCGATGACGGTGCGGGCACCTGGGTAGACGCGCACTGCGTCTTCGGTGGGGTTGCCGAGCCAGTCGCCCTGGACGACCAGCGTGTCGAGCTCGGCGGCATCCTGGGCCAGGGCGCCGGCGCCGACCAGGGCGGAGGCAAGGCCAACGGCGGCGGCAAGGGGAGTCCTGCGGGAAAAGCCTGCGCGGGAGGAGCTGACGAAGCGGGAGTCTGTCATGTCGAGTCCGTTTTTTAGAAATCTAAATGAAAAAGCGTCTCAATACTATATGAGGCAAAGCATGTT
This portion of the Billgrantia sulfidoxydans genome encodes:
- a CDS encoding TonB-dependent receptor family protein; its protein translation is MTDSRFVSSSRAGFSRRTPLAAAVGLASALVGAGALAQDAAELDTLVVQGDWLGNPTEDAVRVYPGARTVIEPEQLHDSGALNLEDAMRSVPGVQVLDETGTGVLPNIGLRGLNPLRSERLKMMLDGYPIAIGPYSNVGVSLFPVTLQSIDTIDVVRGGAAVHYGPNNVGGVVNFLTKPIPGEVTQTLSERVTIAEETGNVFHDTYYRVGGFVSNDLALQFQANLQGGEGFREHADTDVQNFQLDAEYYIDDRHTLDASLQYYEVDADLPGALSPQAYERDRTDSQRPYEAYEADMLRGTLAWTFNPSDDVEFTWRNFAHRADRTFFFGQDLVSGGAWSDPEAESSHVADSPRIFRVWGTEPRLTVREGIHTVTLGARYVNEDVDFDVNRRNLSDDSYTEVRRWDLETDAVALYASDTLSLMDGRLEITPGVRYEDVRMDFRDEVNDTASTNDTDEILPGLTVGFAATDELFLFANAQKSLVPVQIAQATLEGDVANETAWNYELGARVDVTPRLTTSATLFRIDYEDQIQFNKAGDRFVNLGETRHQGIELGTDWQATDRLSLGLGYTYLATEQLTGDNAGNDLPNAPRHHVSANARYEMEQWLASVSVNRVSESYSDALNTRDETVNGDAGELPAYTLVNARIGRDFRLDADTTLNLGLAATNLLDDDAYFRGTDVSPVGRVPMPGRAYMLEARLEF
- a CDS encoding AzlC family ABC transporter permease, giving the protein MSLQAASSPTRPWLTGMSEAIPLLGGYVPVAISFGLIATQAGFSAWEAVAISTLIYAGASQFLFVGMVAAGAPLWLVVAMTLLINLRHVVYAPNLAPWLTPSRLWPWLMHGLTDQIFALAHARLPQLPAAQRLGWYTGAALLAWLSWIGGTALGALAGGELVARWALMGEILPFALPALFLVLVAPRFTSRRWSLALSLTILSALLLTFLGLTNVAIPLAAVCGALCFQLVKFGHGEKTEHAAQGERHE
- a CDS encoding helix-turn-helix domain-containing protein, translating into MDKLSLGTLGRHLQDLRQAQGWSLSQLAAAAGIAKSNLCRLEQGNGNPTLDTIWRLAVQLKVPFGTLVAPIAVPLGEDGVEVRLLDQGKDRPQVDAYWMRCAPHTLRLAEPHTPGARESLTLISGTLEAGPEGETRTLSAGETFTFAADRPHLYRTGDTWATLLLSVVYHEESTS
- a CDS encoding DUF3320 domain-containing protein, with amino-acid sequence MTTKLELARHELLDMGLRGNPLLHVPSNKRFLEIVDERSTEVANILVEERKAMRFLALPEAYTRDEEGEDAEAEGEDAATEPLPPLEEYLEQDKGEDRFSDLYLQTRLPARELDTRLIKLENEAHTLLQEQGIEVLYLALGFLEWYEDENANTPRFAPLVLVPVELQRESARAGFTLSFTDADMGGNLALTARLKQDFRLILPDFDDATPLIDYFGRVDEMIADRPRWRVHADQIRLGLFSFGKFQMYTDLDPANWPESHALLTHPQLEKLFETGYREDAERLAASSDHDLLKAPESLHLVKDADSSQLEAILAVMEGASLVVQGPPGTGKSQTITNLVGEALARGQKVLFVAQKMAALEVVKSRLDECHLGDAVLELHSHKSNKKAVLDSLRRVFENGRPKIPDRTHEYQRLGEVRESLDAYVEDLRTPILSSQTDYVTALGRMLELQRDERLQALSRIDFEHLRNWGPQDLALGQRVMDAISDYLAEYGPPSENPFHLSRRHALSPGEEQELRKLVHRASDRLTALTDNAVALATVMQLPIPKDFDDIAILQRAGTRALQAPHLAGVRVNTEEWQARRDEVRHAIAAGQALARTRDAMQSRFIDAVYDADLLPVRTGLAGRADKWWRVFSGEYRRATGALKGYARHRLTGTPVEWLAWVDELLEAQQHRQTLKRLSLTCHTLFGAQWQGEESDWPVLAQLADWIIDLYEAIGKGELPAGLAAFLDGNPDLREHSEQVEALQAQSESVQGLLQELCHHIQWQEEALSMALGTWHRRLNEWRNTEQLYSVVRFNQLKEDLEKAGLGHLVETLAGWPHAPRVLTSWLALSYYGGLVDHAYVERPRLGRFDRLSHERLIQEFNQLDEACFRYAQESLVERLHDTLPSYHAAGEMEILRREFTKKRRHLPIRRLLREAGTVIQQAKPVFMMSPMSVAGYLAQGNLEFDLVIFDEASQIPAPEALGAILRSRQVVVVGDSKQMPPTNFFGQSVELTDEEADESATADVESILGMMKARGMPERMLRWHYRSRHHSLIAVSNAQFYDNQLLIFPSPGVHPHARGLGFRHLSDTHYDRGGSRTNGGEARAVAEAVIEHAQRHPELSLGVVAFSTAQREAILLEVERLRREHDELEEFFRHHDGADEFFIKNLENVQGDERDVIFISVGYGRTVAGRLSQNFGPLNKPGGERRLNVLISRARLAMEVFANFQADDLRVSEDSPFGVRAFQAFLKYAETGELPAYEFTAKEPDSPFEIEVMRAIQDLGYEVQPQVGSQGFYIDLAVRDPEAPGRFLLAVECDGASYHSSAVARDRDRLRQAVLEGLGWRFHRIWSTEWFRNAPAETQRLKEAIEAARRHHKALEAGRLEAAEQEAVEVTRQGIGESEVASVTLEPASANIERDAPSQELPSIPMYSPVDTSTLGLSSADWQFEEIPSHRLQEAIHQAVAHEGPMHLKMLLSRLTDATGLQRAGARIQRRVEAESRTLERQGRLHRHGEFLDTPEREVPPQRDWSNLPASQRKFELVPPSELEQAILLTVRDSFSIEPMDAMGAAINLLGFKRLTQPIRQRVEAVLHDLHERGSIQERNGRLQLAKHDETI
- a CDS encoding ExeM/NucH family extracellular endonuclease, producing MTFAAPPRTPGTRRHPGVTRQAGPLTLLLALLLAAPAAASCPDPSSTDLAAIKGIGERTALPADREVIVDGVVTGEFLGRERLNGFYLQQATKHGPVGLFVYMPGATPSDGALIAPGTHLQLHARTGEYRGQIQLQRVERIETCAHDQLPEPLAVDWPLSEEQLSRKEGLLLTFPQALTVTGNDELARYGSLRLAATRLFRPTNTPGETQQRDTLALDDGSYRTFPDPIPYLDANGTRRVGSTVEGLTGILTHAFDAYRLHPTLEPRFEDANPRPGPLPAPGARLRVATFNVENYFISLGQRGAANATELERQRAKLAAAVEGLQADILALVEVENDPRALADLVEQLGERTGIRYRAVDGNADRGSDAIKLALLYRPDRLEAMSELYTDNDPAHHRPPLAAFFRSMDGGPAFGVVTAHFKSKSGCPPRGDVDRGQGCWNQRRVEQSEAMSAFLARLAEAEGHERLLLTGDLNAYGAEDPVRTLAHAGLVDLIARELPPERRYSYVFRGESGYLDHALASPELAAAVEEVRPWPINADEPAFLGYDGPDNAAPHFRPDSFRSSDHDPIAVDLEWR
- a CDS encoding AzlD domain-containing protein — encoded protein: MSSALWIAVLASALGTLLIRLLPLLWMQRRLERQGGDDGLEAMPQWLSLLGPLMIAALFGVSLMPVTPGATSWLATAIGVLATLAVWWYKRTLGWPVAAGVAAYGVVLMLLG